One Tepidisphaeraceae bacterium DNA window includes the following coding sequences:
- a CDS encoding AAA family ATPase, which produces MNGQTNGSTNGAPPGGRRHPGHGDDADRSAWLRDIVDALGGDPRGSPDPDPADAKVEAAVPLSVLMRDNPELRRPIIIGCLRAGQVGNLISTSKSYKTYLILDLAISMSEGSEWLGRFGLSGGRVLLVDLELQPPDIARAKGTRLDALGERIHVMSFRGRNATIEHVERHLLAQPAGRYELVVIDPLYKCYPEKFDENSNADMTNLYRRFERIAERMAARW; this is translated from the coding sequence CAACGGATCCACCAATGGGGCCCCGCCGGGCGGTCGCCGCCACCCCGGCCACGGCGACGACGCCGACCGATCCGCCTGGTTGCGCGACATCGTCGATGCGCTCGGCGGCGATCCACGCGGGTCGCCCGACCCCGATCCGGCCGACGCCAAGGTCGAGGCGGCCGTGCCGCTGTCGGTCCTGATGCGCGACAACCCGGAACTGCGGCGCCCAATCATCATCGGCTGCCTGCGGGCCGGGCAGGTCGGCAACCTGATCTCGACGAGCAAGAGCTACAAGACGTACCTGATCCTCGACCTAGCGATCTCGATGAGCGAAGGCTCGGAATGGCTCGGGCGCTTCGGCCTCTCGGGCGGCCGCGTCCTGCTGGTCGACCTGGAGCTGCAGCCGCCGGACATCGCGCGGGCGAAGGGCACGCGGCTCGACGCGCTGGGCGAGCGGATCCACGTGATGAGCTTCCGCGGGCGCAACGCGACGATCGAGCACGTCGAGCGCCACCTGCTGGCCCAGCCGGCGGGGCGGTACGAGCTGGTGGTCATCGACCCGCTGTACAAGTGCTACCCCGAGAAGTTCGACGAGAACAGCAACGCGGACATGACGAACCTGTACCGGCGGTTCGAGCGGATCGCTGAGCGGATGGCGGCGCGATGGTGA